The following are encoded together in the Oncorhynchus masou masou isolate Uvic2021 chromosome 5, UVic_Omas_1.1, whole genome shotgun sequence genome:
- the LOC135537423 gene encoding TBC1 domain family member 24-like, whose product MIHVSRTPKFSTCGTINLDPSPMETTTDPDQNLSSAARHRRPRSHSYYSPEDAKKYGIETATDENVVRPRSRSFYSYETSELHREGNFTRSNAMRPRSNSLEKSGDRKMENSADGNQGIMARLNKRSKSNTNKHLPCRDLNGRRGSLKGVPMMTISESENWEISSCSGMKYGQFVDWEKIDPESSERYQRILKSDHQELKTMGRSGFWAMPHTLRAKAYYHIIHGINCRSINPDRDRYQDVAKKLFGEQKMSTHPFPEYMDDGVIPRYCLNEAGLNSVKKILLCIGKHFPDINFCPILPALVALLLHFSEDEAECFHSICRLIAYNDPNKRYIDQTFLTYRASCMTFGDLANKYCRGIRKLIASSHQNLFEFYSDWIMWIFADLPFTYAIRVLDVYLLEGYKVLYRVALALLSLYKVSVSSRVADVEDFRRDMKSFVENVARHCTVEKLLERAFSIQLATRRELNLLFNANKDSLMQKGISIHQKRQSCQVVDFDSFSSSVVTGTEMRIVWAWIPERFALFNPKKLFSTNEHGRSLASFYSCVEGHEPAILLLKTVDEEVCGAFLSTDLIERKKYDSEEPVYFGTGESFVFTLRPGMERYQRAVVNITAKRQPSPDLRAARVCVYTSSGKEDSSSTPLSTTSTTNHTTLTCPSGTLQDPSYLTIPFTASSPGPLSPSPKRAKEQGASMFIAGDHERLVIGGDGGHALCLQADLEGGYTERCDTFESAPLCKRHFKIRSLEVWGIQNSISFSHYFSYCH is encoded by the exons ATGATCCATGTTTCAAGAACACCCAAGTTCTCCACTTGTGGGACTATAAATTTAGACCCGTCTCCTATGGAAACAACCACTGACCCGGACCAGAACTTGAGCTCAGCAGCCAGACACAGAAGACCCAGGTCCCATTCCTACTACAGCCCAGAGGACGCCAAAAAGTATGGCATAGAGACGGCAACAGATGAGAACGTTGTCAGGCCACGCTCCAGGTCTTTCTATAGTTATGAGACGTCTGAGCTCCACAGAGAAGGGAACTTTACCAGGTCCAACGCCATGAGGCCGAGATCCAACTCCCTGGAGAAGAGTGGGGACAGGAAGATGGAGAATAGTGCGGATGGGAATCAGGGGATCATGGCTCGGCTCAACAAGAGATCCAAGTCCAACACCAACAAACACTTGCCATGCAGAGATCTCAATG GCAGAAGAGGCAGTCTGAAGGGTGTCCCTATGATGACCATCTCTGAATCAGAGAACTGGGAGATCAGCTCCTGTTCTGGCATGAAGTATGGCCAGTTTGTGGACTGGGAGAAGATCGACCCTGAATCTTCAGAGCGCTACCAGAGGATTCTGAAGTCGGACCACCAGGAGCTGAAGACCATGGGTCGATCAGGGTTCTGGGCCATGCCCCATACACTAAGGGCCAAGGCCTATTATCATATAATTCATGGTATCAACTGCAGGTCCATCAACCCGGATCGAGATCGTTACCAGGATGTGGCCAAGAAGCTCTTCGGGGAGCAGAAGATGAGCACACACCCGTTCCCTGAGTACATGGATGATGGCGTGATCCCTAG GTACTGCCTCAATGAAGCTGGTCTCAATTCTGTCAAAAAGATCCTCCTCTGCATCGGCAAGCACTTTCCGGACATCAACTTCTGCCCAATCCTCCCAGCCTTGGTGGCTCTCCTCCTGCATTTCAGCGAAGATGAAGCCGAGTGCTTCCACAGTATCTGCCGCCTTATCGCCTACAATGACCCCAACAAGCGCTACATCGACCAGACATTCCTCACCTACCGGGCCTCCTGCATGACCTTCGGCGACTTGGCCAACAAGTACTGCCGCGGCATCCGCAAGCTCATCGCCAGCTCCCACCAGAACCTCTTTGAGTTCTACTCTGATTGGATCATGTGGATCTTTGCCGACCTCCCCTTCACATACGCTATCAGGGTCCTGGATGTCTATCTCCTGGAGGGTTACAAGGTTCTCTACAGGGTGGCTCTGGCTCTTCTCAGCTTGTACAAGGTCTCGGTTTCGTCTCGTGTCGCCGACGTGGAGGACTTCAGGCGAGACATGAAGAGCTTTGTAGAGAATGTGGCACGTCACTGCACGGTGGAGAAGCTGCTGGAGAGGGCCTTCAGTATACAGCTGGCCACGCGGAGGGAGCTCAACCTACTGTTCAACGCGAACAAGGACTCGCTCATGCAGAAAGGCATCAGTATCCACCAGAAGCG GCAGTCATGCCAGGTAGTGGATTTTGACAGCTTCAGCTCCAGCGTTGtcacagggacagagatgagGATTGTCTGGGCCTGGATCCCTGAACGCTTTGCCCTCTTCAATCCCAAAAAGCTGTTCAGCACCAACGAACATGGCCGAAGCCTGGCCTC ATTTTATTCCTGTGTTGAGGGGCATGAGCCAGCGATCTTGCTTCTGAAAACTGTGGATGAAGAG GTCTGTGGTGCCTTCCTGTCGACAGATTTGATTGAGCGGAAAAAATATGATTCAGAAGAACCTGTGTATTTTGGGACTGGGGAGAGCTTTGTTTTCACG CTTCGTCCAGGCATGGAGCGCTACCAACGGGCTGTGGTTAACATTACGGCCAAGAGACAACCTTCTCCAGACCTTCGAGCTGCTCGGGTCTGTGTATACACTTCCTCTGGTAAAGAGGactcctcctctaccccactctccacCACCTCTACTACCAACCACACCACCCTGACCTGTCCATCCGGGACCCTCCAGGACCCCAGCTACCTGACCATCCCCTTCACCGCCTCCTCCCCCggacctctctccccctcacccaaGAGGGCCAAGGAACAAGGGGCCTCCATGTTCATCGCCGGAGACCACGAAAGGCTAGTCATTG GTGGCGATGGGGGTCATGCTCTCTGCCTCCAAGCTGATCTGGAGGGGGGCTACACGGAGCGATGTGACACCTTCGAGAGCGCCCCTCTCTGCAAGAGACACTTCAAGATCCGATCACTGGAAGTGTGGGGAATTCAGAACTCTATCTCGTTCTCACACTACTTCTCTTACTGTCATTAA